A region of Betta splendens chromosome 13, fBetSpl5.4, whole genome shotgun sequence DNA encodes the following proteins:
- the taf15 gene encoding TATA-binding protein-associated factor 2N isoform X2, giving the protein MAVSRGGRVMAKEMAVALLEDRIMVAMDSKRAMANPSSKVMKVMDRIHLGMVTNRLMDPKVHMEVRVAVAAAVVAAALHMVARAKEETAMDNKAPMEDRVVAAAVVVDMVARDMEQAVLVAVMAAAAMDNKAPMAAKDRAVAAAMEDGVKVKAVVRVEGLDETKEIAQKEVASGAVAVVALTAEAMTVVVDMTAVDTTVVEEVDLLVWGSRDYGSRDEPAGEQDNSDNNTIFVQGLGEDATVQEVGDYFKQIGIIKVNKKTGQPMINIYSDKATGRPKGEATVSFDDPPSAKAAIDWFDGKEFNGKPIKVSFATRRAEFTQRGGGRGGRGGFRGRGGGGGPNFDVKGGDWPCPNSSCGNMNFARRQECNKCGAPKPRDAGFGGGDRGGRGGFGGDRGGGFRGRGGFRGGDSGSYGGGGGGGFGGGYKMGGRGDRRDDRRDRPY; this is encoded by the exons ATGGCGGTCAGCAGGGGGGGCAG GGTTATGGCCAAGGAAATGGCAGTGGCTCTTTTGGAGGACAGAATTATGGTAGCTATGGACAGCAAG aggGCTATGGCCAATCCCAGCAGCAAAGTTATGAAAGTTATGGACAGGATTCATCTGG GTATGGTGACAAATCGTCTTATGGACCCCAAGGTTCATATGGAGGTCAGGGTGGCAGtagcggcggcggtggtggcggCAGCACTGCATATGGTGGCCAGAGCCAAGGAGGAGACAGCTATGGACAACAAAGCTCCTATGGAGGACAGGGTAGTGGCGGCGGCAGTGGTGGTGGATATGGTGGCCAGGGACATGGAGCAGGCGGTGTTGGTGGCGGTAATGGCGGCAGCAGCTATGGACAACAAAGCTCCTATGGCAGCCAAGGACAGGGCGGTGGCGGCGGCTATGGAAGATGGAGTGAAG GTGAAAGCGGTGGTCAGGGTGGAAGGTTTGGACGAGACCAAGGAGATCGCTCAGAAGGAGGTGGCTTCAGGGGCCGTGGCCGTGGTGGCTTTGACCGCGGAGGCTATGACCGTAGTGGTGGATATGACCGCGGTGGATACGACCGTGGTGGAAGAGGTGGACCTCCTGGTATGGG GCTCTCGGGACTACGGCTCAAGGGATGAACCAG CCGGCGAGCAGGACAATTCTGACAACAATACAATTTTTGTACAAGGACTTGGAGAAGATGCGACTGTGCAGGAAGTTGGAGACTACTTTAAGCAAATTGGTATCATCAAG GTCAACAAGAAGACCGGTCAGCCGATGATCAACATCTACTCTGACAAGGCTACAGGTCGACCAAAAGGAGAGGCTACGGTATCGTTTGATGACCCACCATCAGCCAAAGCTGCTATCGACTGGTTTGATG GCAAGGAGTTTAATGGCAAACCCATCAAAGTCTCCTTTGCCACCCGCAGAGCAGAGTtcacacagagaggaggcggAAGAGGTGGGCGAGGAG GTTTCAGAGgtcgtggtggtggtggaggcccCAACTTCGATGTCAAGGGAGGAGACTGGCCTTGTCCTAACAG tTCCTGTGGCAACATGAATTTTGCACGGCGGCAAGAGTGTAACAAATGTGGGGCCCCTAAGCCAAGAGATGCAGgctttggaggaggag ATCGTGGCGGCAGAGGAGGTTTTGGGGGTGACAGAGGTGGCGGCTTCAGAGGTCGTGGCGGTTTTCGTGGTGGAGACAGCGGCAGCtatggaggaggcggaggcggtgGATTCGGAGGTGGCTACAAGATGGGAGGACG AGGCGACCGCAGAGACGACAGACGAGACCGGCCATActaa
- the mmp28 gene encoding matrix metalloproteinase-28: METAGERQLAQNSNDEPDRRSAEMSRRTPHPRRGSGRDMTTAWMLVVAACVGARTAGGSPLEPEVFLEKYGYLQPDSGVHTSAELQSALRHFQRLSRIPVTGVLDGATVRLMLEPRCGVSDEGSRHIWARRVRAALTGRSGAAGPRRRRRRSAAEGEKWFKRRLTYQLVNWPRHLAAGSVRLAVRAAFQLWSNVSGLAFQEAPGGPADIRLAFYEGDHNDGASNAFDGPGGTLAHAFLPRRGEAHFDMAERWTLNGHKGHNLFLVTAHEVGHTLGLEHSPVRHALMSPYYRKPGRSLVLSWDDIVAVQQLYGKPPGERPVRLPGQVLHAALQEWELTELHRGQKSSGQPLYCQGVFDAITMDQNDTVLVFRGSVFWTVSAEGSATGPLPLQQRWSDLPSAIEAAAFSLLDSKWYFFKGKRMWRYTDGTLDPGFPRTTTGLGLPRHPDSAFYYAPLGHMVLFKGSRYSVLNLKTLHQEPYYPRRLTDWTGVPQGTNGALHRPNGRLYLFREQKFWRFDPVKVRVTKEGHWAKDLSWTGCSNVLQSNSIL, encoded by the exons ATGGAGACGGCGGGCGAGCGGCAGCTCGCTCAGAACAGCAATGACGAACCCGACCGGCGCTCAGCGGAAATGAGCCGCCGAACTCCGCACCCGCGGCGCGGTTCCGGACGGGATATGACGACGGCCTGGATGCTGGTCGTGGCCGCCTGCGTCGGTGCCCGCACCGCCGGAGGATCCCCGCTGGAGCCCGAG GTTTTCCTGGAGAAGTACGGCTACCTGCAGCCGGACAGCGGCGTCCACACCAGCGCCGAGCTGCAGTCGGCGCTCCG CCACTTCCAGCGGCTGTCCCGCATCCCGGTCACGGGCGTGCTGGACGGCGCCACCGTGAGGCTGATGCTGGAGCCTCGCTGCGGGGTGTCGGACGAGGGCAGCCGGCACATCTGGGCTCGGAGGGTGCGCGCCGCGTTGACCGGAAGGAGCGGAGCCGCGGGAccacggcgccgcaggaggcgcTCGGCTGCGGAAG GCGAGAAGTGGTTCAAGCGCCGCCTGACGTACCAGCTGGTGAACTGGCCTCGCCACCTGGCCGCCGGCTCCGTGCGGCTCGCGGTGCGGGCGGCCTTCCAGCTGTGGAGCAACGTGTCCGGCCTGGCGTTCCAGGAGGCGCCCGGAGGCCCTGCGGACATCCGGCTGGCCTTCTACGAGGGCGACCACAACGACGGGGCGAGCAACGCCTTCGACGGACCGg GGGGGACGCTGGCCCACGCCTTCCTGCCCCGTCGGGGGGAGGCCCACTTCGACATGGCCGAGCGGTGGACGCTGAACGGACACAAGGGCCACAACCTGTTCCTGGTGACGGCCCACGAGGTGGGACACACGCTGGGGCTGGAGCACTCGCCCGTGCGCCACGCCCTCATGTCGCCCTACTACAGGAAGCCGGGCCGCAGCCTGGTGCTGAGCTGGGACGACATCGTGGCGGTGCAGCAGCTGTACG GGAAGCCGCCAGGAGAGCGTCCCGTGAGGCTGCCGGGTCAGGTTCTACATGCCGCGCTGCAGGAGTGGGAGCTCACGGAGCTCCACCGAGGGCAGAAAAGCAGCGGGCAGCCTCTGTACTGCCAAGGGGTCTTTGATGCCATCACTATGG ACCAGAATGACACGGTGCTGGTGTTCCGGGGCAGCGTGTTCTGGACGGTGTCGGCCGAGGGCAGTGCGACAGGCCCactgcctctgcagcagcgctggtcCGACCTCCCCTCAGCCATCGAGGCTGCTGCCTTCTCTCTTCTGGACTCCAAGTGGTATTTTTTCAAAG GGAAGCGGATGTGGCGCTACACTGACGGCACCCTGGACCCAGGCTTTCCCAGAACGACCACCGGGTTGGGCTTACCTCGCCACCCTGACTCTGCTTTCTATTATGCCCCGCTGGGTCACATGGTCCTGTTTAAAGGCTCCCGCTACTCAGTGCTTAACCTGAAAACCCTGCATCAAGAGCCCTACTACCCCCGCAGGCTGACGGACTGGACCGGCGTCCCACAGGGCACCAACGGGGCGCTGCATCGCCCGAACGGTCGCCTCTATCTGTTCAGAGAACAGAAGTTCTGGAGATTTGACCCGGTTAAGGTGCGAGTCACAAAAGAGGGCCACTGGGCCAAGGATCTGAGCTGGACTGGTTGCAGCAATGTTCTTCAGAGCAACAGCATCCTTTGA
- the porb gene encoding P450 (cytochrome) oxidoreductase b isoform X1 produces the protein MADMDSEPTTNTQTMAGEEEPLFSNLDIFLFSLIVGLVIYWFMSRKKPEPIPEFKKIDTPATAARETSFIEKMKKTGKNIIVFYGSQTGTAEEFANRLSKDAQRYGMKGMAADPEEYDMGELSQLSQIKNSLAIFCMATYGEGDPTDNAQDFYDWLQENDDEDLSGLNYTVFALGNKTYEHYNAMGKYVDKRLEELGAKRIFDLGLGDDDANLEEDFVSWREQFWPAVCEHFGVEALGDESSIRQYELKEHTDINMNKVYTGEIGRLKSFEVQKPPFDSKNPFLAPVTVNRRLNKADDRHLMHLELDITGSKIRYESGDHVAVFPTNDSALVNKLGQILGVDLDVVISLNNLDEESNKKHPFPCPTTYRTALTHYLDITHPPRTNVLYELAQYASDPKDQENMRKMASSSPEGKALYQSWVLDASRNILAILEDMPSLRPPIDHLCELMPRLQARYYSIASSSKVHPNSIHICAVVVEYKTKTGRINKGVATNWLKNKLVTDNGHKSTVPMYIRKSQFRLPFKATNPVIMIGPGTGIAPFMGFVQERGWLKQQGKEVGETVLFFGCRNKNVDYLYQEELEEAEKDSVLTQLHVAFSRDQEHKVYVQHLLKKNKENIWKLIHNENAHIYVCGDAKNMAKDVQTAFYDIAEELGGMTRTQATDYVKKLMTKGRYSQDVWS, from the exons ATGGCAGACATGGACTCTGAGCCAACCACAAACACTCAGACCATGGCGGGTGAAGAGGAGCCTCTTTTCAGCAACCTGGACATCTTTCTCTTCTCCCTTATTGTTGGTCTTGTCATTTATTGGTTCATGTCTAGAAAGAAGCCAGAGCCTATCCCCGAATTCAAGAAGATCGACACACC ggCGACTGCCGCCAGAGAGACCAGCTTTAttgaaaagatgaagaaaacg GGCAAGAACATCATCGTGTTCTATGGCTCGCAGACGGGCACAGCAGAGGAATTTGCTAATAGGCTCTCGAAAGACGCTCAGCGCTACGGCATGAAGGGAATGGCTGCTGATCCTGAGGAGTATGACATG GGGGAACTGTCCCAGCTGTCGCAGATTAAAAACTCACTTGCCATCTTTTGCATGGCTACTTATGGTGAGGGCGACCCAACAGATAATGCTCAGGACTTCTATGACTGGCTGCAggaaaatgatgatgaagaccTCTCTGGACTAAACTACACA GTGTTTGCCTTAGGCAACAAGACATATGAGCACTACAATGCAATGGGGAAATACGTAGACAAAAGACTGGAAGAACTGGGAGCCAAGCGCATCTTTGATCTTGGTTTGGGAGATGATGATGCCAA CCTGGAAGAAGACTTTGTCTCTTGGAGAGAGCAGTTCTGGCCCGCTGTCTGTGAGCACTTTGGAGTGGAAGCGTTGGGCGATGAATCAAG CATACGGCAGTATGAGCTGAAGGAGCACACAGACATCAACATGAACAAAGTGTACACAGGAGAGATCGGGCGCCTGAAGAGTTTTGAAGTTCAAAAGCC GCCCTTTGATTCCAAAAACCCTTTCCTAGCCCCGGTTACTGTCAACCGCCGACTCAACAAAGCTGATGATAGACATCTAATGCACCTGGAACTAGACATAACAGGATCCAAGATCAG ATACGAGTCAGGGGACCACGTTGCTGTTTTCCCTACAAATGATTCTGCGCTGGTGAACAAGCTGGGACAAATCCTTGGGGTGGACCTTGATGTGGTTATTTCTCTCAACAATCTTGATG AGGAGTCCAACAAGAAGCACCCGTTTCCCTGCCCCACCACCTACCGCACCGCCCTCACTCACTACCTGGACATCACGCATCCTCCTCGCACCAACGTCCTGTACGAGCTGGCACAGTACGCGTCCGACCCCAAAGACCAAGAGAACATGCGCAAgatggcctcctcctccccagaggGCAAG GCACTCTACCAGAGTTGGGTCTTGGATGCGAGCAGAAACATTCTTGCCATCTTGGAGGATATGCCTTCACTGAGGCCGCCTATTGATCATCTGTGTGAGCTGATGCCACGTCTCCAGGCTCGTTATTATTCCATCGCCTCGTCTTCTAAG GTTCACCCCAACAGCATCCACATTTGCGCTGTAGTGGTCGAGTACAAGACCAAGACCGGCCGCATCAACAAAGGAGTTGCAACCAACTGGCTGAAGAACAAACTGGTCACCGACAACGGCCACAAGTCCACTGTTCCCATGTACATCCGCAAATCTCAGTTCCGTCTGCCCTTCAAGGCCACTAATCCAGTGATCATGATCGGCCCTGGAACCGGAATCGCTCCCTTCATGGGGTTCGTCCAAGAGAGGGGCTGGCTCAAACAGCAAG GAAAGGAGGTGGGAGAGACGGTGTTGTTTTTCGGCTGCAGAAACAAGAATGTGGATTACCTCtaccaggaggagctggaggaagcggAGAAGGATTCAGTCTTAACGCAGCTTCATGTCGCTTTCTCGAGAGACCAGGAGCACAAG GTGTATGTGCAGCATCTTCTGAAGAAAAATAAGGAGAACATCTGGAAGCTGATTCATAATGAGAACGCTCATATTTATGTCTGCGG GGATGCGAAGAACATGGCTAAGGACGTGCAGACTGCTTTCTATGACATTGCAGAAGAACTGGGAGGCATGACGCGTACCCAAGCCACAGATTACGTCAAGAAACTGATGACCAAGGGACGCTACTCACAAGATGTCTGGAGTTAA
- the porb gene encoding P450 (cytochrome) oxidoreductase b isoform X2: MGCVFSLPEDRRDAAERATAARETSFIEKMKKTGKNIIVFYGSQTGTAEEFANRLSKDAQRYGMKGMAADPEEYDMGELSQLSQIKNSLAIFCMATYGEGDPTDNAQDFYDWLQENDDEDLSGLNYTVFALGNKTYEHYNAMGKYVDKRLEELGAKRIFDLGLGDDDANLEEDFVSWREQFWPAVCEHFGVEALGDESSIRQYELKEHTDINMNKVYTGEIGRLKSFEVQKPPFDSKNPFLAPVTVNRRLNKADDRHLMHLELDITGSKIRYESGDHVAVFPTNDSALVNKLGQILGVDLDVVISLNNLDEESNKKHPFPCPTTYRTALTHYLDITHPPRTNVLYELAQYASDPKDQENMRKMASSSPEGKALYQSWVLDASRNILAILEDMPSLRPPIDHLCELMPRLQARYYSIASSSKVHPNSIHICAVVVEYKTKTGRINKGVATNWLKNKLVTDNGHKSTVPMYIRKSQFRLPFKATNPVIMIGPGTGIAPFMGFVQERGWLKQQGKEVGETVLFFGCRNKNVDYLYQEELEEAEKDSVLTQLHVAFSRDQEHKVYVQHLLKKNKENIWKLIHNENAHIYVCGDAKNMAKDVQTAFYDIAEELGGMTRTQATDYVKKLMTKGRYSQDVWS, translated from the exons ATGGGCTGCGTCTTCTCCCTGCCAGAGGACAGGAGAGATGCTGCTGAGAG ggCGACTGCCGCCAGAGAGACCAGCTTTAttgaaaagatgaagaaaacg GGCAAGAACATCATCGTGTTCTATGGCTCGCAGACGGGCACAGCAGAGGAATTTGCTAATAGGCTCTCGAAAGACGCTCAGCGCTACGGCATGAAGGGAATGGCTGCTGATCCTGAGGAGTATGACATG GGGGAACTGTCCCAGCTGTCGCAGATTAAAAACTCACTTGCCATCTTTTGCATGGCTACTTATGGTGAGGGCGACCCAACAGATAATGCTCAGGACTTCTATGACTGGCTGCAggaaaatgatgatgaagaccTCTCTGGACTAAACTACACA GTGTTTGCCTTAGGCAACAAGACATATGAGCACTACAATGCAATGGGGAAATACGTAGACAAAAGACTGGAAGAACTGGGAGCCAAGCGCATCTTTGATCTTGGTTTGGGAGATGATGATGCCAA CCTGGAAGAAGACTTTGTCTCTTGGAGAGAGCAGTTCTGGCCCGCTGTCTGTGAGCACTTTGGAGTGGAAGCGTTGGGCGATGAATCAAG CATACGGCAGTATGAGCTGAAGGAGCACACAGACATCAACATGAACAAAGTGTACACAGGAGAGATCGGGCGCCTGAAGAGTTTTGAAGTTCAAAAGCC GCCCTTTGATTCCAAAAACCCTTTCCTAGCCCCGGTTACTGTCAACCGCCGACTCAACAAAGCTGATGATAGACATCTAATGCACCTGGAACTAGACATAACAGGATCCAAGATCAG ATACGAGTCAGGGGACCACGTTGCTGTTTTCCCTACAAATGATTCTGCGCTGGTGAACAAGCTGGGACAAATCCTTGGGGTGGACCTTGATGTGGTTATTTCTCTCAACAATCTTGATG AGGAGTCCAACAAGAAGCACCCGTTTCCCTGCCCCACCACCTACCGCACCGCCCTCACTCACTACCTGGACATCACGCATCCTCCTCGCACCAACGTCCTGTACGAGCTGGCACAGTACGCGTCCGACCCCAAAGACCAAGAGAACATGCGCAAgatggcctcctcctccccagaggGCAAG GCACTCTACCAGAGTTGGGTCTTGGATGCGAGCAGAAACATTCTTGCCATCTTGGAGGATATGCCTTCACTGAGGCCGCCTATTGATCATCTGTGTGAGCTGATGCCACGTCTCCAGGCTCGTTATTATTCCATCGCCTCGTCTTCTAAG GTTCACCCCAACAGCATCCACATTTGCGCTGTAGTGGTCGAGTACAAGACCAAGACCGGCCGCATCAACAAAGGAGTTGCAACCAACTGGCTGAAGAACAAACTGGTCACCGACAACGGCCACAAGTCCACTGTTCCCATGTACATCCGCAAATCTCAGTTCCGTCTGCCCTTCAAGGCCACTAATCCAGTGATCATGATCGGCCCTGGAACCGGAATCGCTCCCTTCATGGGGTTCGTCCAAGAGAGGGGCTGGCTCAAACAGCAAG GAAAGGAGGTGGGAGAGACGGTGTTGTTTTTCGGCTGCAGAAACAAGAATGTGGATTACCTCtaccaggaggagctggaggaagcggAGAAGGATTCAGTCTTAACGCAGCTTCATGTCGCTTTCTCGAGAGACCAGGAGCACAAG GTGTATGTGCAGCATCTTCTGAAGAAAAATAAGGAGAACATCTGGAAGCTGATTCATAATGAGAACGCTCATATTTATGTCTGCGG GGATGCGAAGAACATGGCTAAGGACGTGCAGACTGCTTTCTATGACATTGCAGAAGAACTGGGAGGCATGACGCGTACCCAAGCCACAGATTACGTCAAGAAACTGATGACCAAGGGACGCTACTCACAAGATGTCTGGAGTTAA
- the taf15 gene encoding TATA-binding protein-associated factor 2N isoform X1 yields MATDSGYGSQGGSQSYGSYGGQQGGQGYGQGNGSGSFGGQNYGSYGQQEGYGQSQQQSYESYGQDSSGYGDKSSYGPQGSYGGQGGSSGGGGGGSTAYGGQSQGGDSYGQQSSYGGQGSGGGSGGGYGGQGHGAGGVGGGNGGSSYGQQSSYGSQGQGGGGGYGRWSEGESGGQGGRFGRDQGDRSEGGGFRGRGRGGFDRGGYDRSGGYDRGGYDRGGRGGPPGMGGGDRGGYKNYGGSRDYGSRDEPAGEQDNSDNNTIFVQGLGEDATVQEVGDYFKQIGIIKVNKKTGQPMINIYSDKATGRPKGEATVSFDDPPSAKAAIDWFDGKEFNGKPIKVSFATRRAEFTQRGGGRGGRGGFRGRGGGGGPNFDVKGGDWPCPNSSCGNMNFARRQECNKCGAPKPRDAGFGGGDRGGRGGFGGDRGGGFRGRGGFRGGDSGSYGGGGGGGFGGGYKMGGRGDRRDDRRDRPY; encoded by the exons ATGGCCACTG ATTCAGGCTACGGCTCACAAGGTGGCTCACAAAG cTATGGATCATATGGCGGTCAGCAGGGGGGGCAG GGTTATGGCCAAGGAAATGGCAGTGGCTCTTTTGGAGGACAGAATTATGGTAGCTATGGACAGCAAG aggGCTATGGCCAATCCCAGCAGCAAAGTTATGAAAGTTATGGACAGGATTCATCTGG GTATGGTGACAAATCGTCTTATGGACCCCAAGGTTCATATGGAGGTCAGGGTGGCAGtagcggcggcggtggtggcggCAGCACTGCATATGGTGGCCAGAGCCAAGGAGGAGACAGCTATGGACAACAAAGCTCCTATGGAGGACAGGGTAGTGGCGGCGGCAGTGGTGGTGGATATGGTGGCCAGGGACATGGAGCAGGCGGTGTTGGTGGCGGTAATGGCGGCAGCAGCTATGGACAACAAAGCTCCTATGGCAGCCAAGGACAGGGCGGTGGCGGCGGCTATGGAAGATGGAGTGAAG GTGAAAGCGGTGGTCAGGGTGGAAGGTTTGGACGAGACCAAGGAGATCGCTCAGAAGGAGGTGGCTTCAGGGGCCGTGGCCGTGGTGGCTTTGACCGCGGAGGCTATGACCGTAGTGGTGGATATGACCGCGGTGGATACGACCGTGGTGGAAGAGGTGGACCTCCTGGTATGGG aggTGGTGACCGTGGTGGCTACAAAAATTACGGTG GCTCTCGGGACTACGGCTCAAGGGATGAACCAG CCGGCGAGCAGGACAATTCTGACAACAATACAATTTTTGTACAAGGACTTGGAGAAGATGCGACTGTGCAGGAAGTTGGAGACTACTTTAAGCAAATTGGTATCATCAAG GTCAACAAGAAGACCGGTCAGCCGATGATCAACATCTACTCTGACAAGGCTACAGGTCGACCAAAAGGAGAGGCTACGGTATCGTTTGATGACCCACCATCAGCCAAAGCTGCTATCGACTGGTTTGATG GCAAGGAGTTTAATGGCAAACCCATCAAAGTCTCCTTTGCCACCCGCAGAGCAGAGTtcacacagagaggaggcggAAGAGGTGGGCGAGGAG GTTTCAGAGgtcgtggtggtggtggaggcccCAACTTCGATGTCAAGGGAGGAGACTGGCCTTGTCCTAACAG tTCCTGTGGCAACATGAATTTTGCACGGCGGCAAGAGTGTAACAAATGTGGGGCCCCTAAGCCAAGAGATGCAGgctttggaggaggag ATCGTGGCGGCAGAGGAGGTTTTGGGGGTGACAGAGGTGGCGGCTTCAGAGGTCGTGGCGGTTTTCGTGGTGGAGACAGCGGCAGCtatggaggaggcggaggcggtgGATTCGGAGGTGGCTACAAGATGGGAGGACG AGGCGACCGCAGAGACGACAGACGAGACCGGCCATActaa